In the Fusarium oxysporum f. sp. lycopersici 4287 chromosome 9, whole genome shotgun sequence genome, one interval contains:
- a CDS encoding anaphase-promoting complex subunit 10 translates to MDITRGSRRARHVAATHANPNSNTNARAQANTASSPRPVPSDITSSPVSQVPAATPSGPSTRLHPSQGASPLAAGPMVTPDGPPIHRTPDQPPDQRRRRAPPPNPFRLYRTAQQPTDRSRLSMPPRDSDASSSDAEPDESILFNRARPMAAPAGPSSDATMAYNDDQAAEDDADQRTLSHSPEEYEDENSIGEEEDDDADEDEDDEEAAEHDQAHEAATLFDPATAGLKEISNLARFTVSSHKPGNGVEELKSDDLKLFWQSDGPQPHKLTMYFTKRVGIRDIRFYVDYNEDESYTPTKVVFKAGTSENNVIEFATMALENPSGWQQVPIAGAGGGPDGNTLVAWVVQMQILENHQNGKDTHLRGIKIYSFDNDSALGPGRDGNPVEDVLDLMDTATSHINTTSTRSRLSNFGAPNFESGEGGLAIPEFMREPEIR, encoded by the exons ATGGACATCACTCGTGgttcaagaagagcaaggcaTGTAGCTGCCACTCATGCAAACCCAAACTCAAACACAAACGCCAGGGCACAGGCAAACACGGCCTCGAGCCCGAGACCTGTACCATCCGATATAACCTCATCTCCAGTGTCTCAAGTTCCAGCTGCTACTCCCAGCGGACCTTCTACTAGATTGCATCCAAGTCAAGGCGCTTCTCCTCTTGCTGCTGGTCCAATGGTAACGCCCGACGGTCCTCCAATTCATCGAACACCAGATCAACCTCCTGACCAAAGACGACGTCGAGCGCCTCCTCCTAATCCGTTTCGTCTGTATAGAA CTGCCCAGCAGCCTACAGATCGATCTCGTCTCAGCATGCCTCCCCGCGATTCCGACGCCTCCAGCTCCGATGCTGAGCCTGATGAGAGTATTCTCTTCAACCGCGCTCGCCCAATGGCTGCTCCCGCTGGCCCTTCTTCTGATGCCACAATGGCTTACAACGACGACCAAGCTGCTGAGGACGATGCTGATCAGCGCACTCTGTCTCACTCCCCTGAAGAgtatgaggatgagaacTCAAtcggcgaagaagaagatgatgatgccgacgaagacgaggatgacgaagaagccGCTGAACACGACCAGGCTCATGAAGCTGCTACCCTTTTTGACCCAGCTACTGCTGGCCTAAAGGAGATTTCCAACCTTGCCCGTTTCACTGTCAGCAGCCACAAGCCTGGcaatggtgttgaggagctcaagagCGATgacctcaagctcttctggcA ATCCGATGGCCCTCAGCCCCACAAGCTCACCATGTATTTCACCAAGCGTGTTGGTATTCGCGACATTCGCTTCTACGTTGACTACAACGAGGATGAGTCCTACACCCCTACCAAGGTCGTCTTCAAGGCCGGCACCAGCGAGAACAACGTTATCGAGTTCGCTACCATGGCTCTTGAGAACCCCTCCGGCTGGCAGCAGGTTCCCATTGCCGGCGCTGGCGGTGGTCCTGACGGCAACACCCTTGTCGCTTGGGTCGTTCAGATGCAGATCCTCGAGAACCACCAGAACGGAAAAGATACCCATCTTCGCGGCATCAAGATCTATTCTTTCGACAACGACTCCGCCCTTGGCCCCGGTCGCGATGGTAACCCTGTCGAAGATGTCCTCGACCTCATGGACACAGCCACTAGCCACATCAACACCACTTCTACTCGTTCGCGCCTCAGCAACTTTGGAGCTCCCAACTTTGAGTCTGGTGAGGGAGGCCTCGCCATCCCTGAATTCATGCGGGAGCCTGAGATCCGCTAA
- a CDS encoding anaphase-promoting complex subunit 10 — MPSRREIYIPPPPASTHQINRDHRIKRVPLQELAFKKSSGALLQQRKRVFRTVPSPDKENVEACYRAIGHLSVTFEEWYQERMQLLRESRELRTNINNILLAAQQPTDRSRLSMPPRDSDASSSDAEPDESILFNRARPMAAPAGPSSDATMAYNDDQAAEDDADQRTLSHSPEEYEDENSIGEEEDDDADEDEDDEEAAEHDQAHEAATLFDPATAGLKEISNLARFTVSSHKPGNGVEELKSDDLKLFWQSDGPQPHKLTMYFTKRVGIRDIRFYVDYNEDESYTPTKVVFKAGTSENNVIEFATMALENPSGWQQVPIAGAGGGPDGNTLVAWVVQMQILENHQNGKDTHLRGIKIYSFDNDSALGPGRDGNPVEDVLDLMDTATSHINTTSTRSRLSNFGAPNFESGEGGLAIPEFMREPEIR; from the exons ATGCCTTCTCGTCGCGAAATCTACATCCCTCCTCCCCCAGCCTCAACTCATCAAATCAACCGTGATCATCGCATCAAGCGAGTTCCACTCCAAGAACTTGCCTTCAAGAAGTCAAGTGGCGCTCTTCTCCAGCAGCGCAAGCGAGTCTTCCGAACCGTTCCTTCTCCAGACAAGGAGAACGTGGAAGCCTGCTACCGAGCCATTGGTCATCTCAGTGTCACCTTTGAGGAGTGGTATCAAGAGCGCATGCAACTTCTTCGCGAATCACGAGAATTGCGAACAAATATTAACAACATTCTCCTAGCTGCCCAGCAGCCTACAGATCGATCTCGTCTCAGCATGCCTCCCCGCGATTCCGACGCCTCCAGCTCCGATGCTGAGCCTGATGAGAGTATTCTCTTCAACCGCGCTCGCCCAATGGCTGCTCCCGCTGGCCCTTCTTCTGATGCCACAATGGCTTACAACGACGACCAAGCTGCTGAGGACGATGCTGATCAGCGCACTCTGTCTCACTCCCCTGAAGAgtatgaggatgagaacTCAAtcggcgaagaagaagatgatgatgccgacgaagacgaggatgacgaagaagccGCTGAACACGACCAGGCTCATGAAGCTGCTACCCTTTTTGACCCAGCTACTGCTGGCCTAAAGGAGATTTCCAACCTTGCCCGTTTCACTGTCAGCAGCCACAAGCCTGGcaatggtgttgaggagctcaagagCGATgacctcaagctcttctggcA ATCCGATGGCCCTCAGCCCCACAAGCTCACCATGTATTTCACCAAGCGTGTTGGTATTCGCGACATTCGCTTCTACGTTGACTACAACGAGGATGAGTCCTACACCCCTACCAAGGTCGTCTTCAAGGCCGGCACCAGCGAGAACAACGTTATCGAGTTCGCTACCATGGCTCTTGAGAACCCCTCCGGCTGGCAGCAGGTTCCCATTGCCGGCGCTGGCGGTGGTCCTGACGGCAACACCCTTGTCGCTTGGGTCGTTCAGATGCAGATCCTCGAGAACCACCAGAACGGAAAAGATACCCATCTTCGCGGCATCAAGATCTATTCTTTCGACAACGACTCCGCCCTTGGCCCCGGTCGCGATGGTAACCCTGTCGAAGATGTCCTCGACCTCATGGACACAGCCACTAGCCACATCAACACCACTTCTACTCGTTCGCGCCTCAGCAACTTTGGAGCTCCCAACTTTGAGTCTGGTGAGGGAGGCCTCGCCATCCCTGAATTCATGCGGGAGCCTGAGATCCGCTAA